Within the Mastacembelus armatus chromosome 10, fMasArm1.2, whole genome shotgun sequence genome, the region AATTAGCTGGCTGCAGCCTTTCAGGGACACCTCTCACGGATCGCCGGAGCACACAGTGCAGTAAGTAACctgcatgtatatatatatatgtatatatatatacatatatatatatactggaTATATTTAATGGATCCATCCAGACGTCGACATTTAAAAAGGAGCAGCACTTGTGTCTtagactggggggggggggggttctgtCATTGGACGTGGAGAGGGCTGCtgaatgtgtgtggatgtggcAGGCTGATACTAGTTGAATCTGGGGCTCACAGCTGGCCAGTTGCGGGTCTAGACAGATGTGGTgtctgattattttaaaatgacgATCATAGTTGGATTTTTAATAAAGGTGATTTCaattcagatttttctttttgtgtgtgtgtgtcggcgCCGCGTTCACACGCAGAAACACCTCCAGTCAGTCCAGATTTGACTGGTCTCCGGCGGGTTCGAACAGTATCCAGTCACAGAGCATGTTCACCCACAGACACAACTCATCATCAATACTCCGTTAACATACCTGCCGTCACTGAACGATGTCTGTGGTCTCACTGTCACATTGTTGTGAATGGTAGGTTAATGTGTAGCCACGCAGGCCGCCTTTGATTGGTCGAGAGTGAGGGCAGAAGCAGCGGAGGGTCCATATATATATCCTAAGGCCGTGCCAGTCCAAAGTTCAGTCCTCAGGTCACCTTTATTAGTAATTCAGATGAGTGCTATTAACAGCAGGAAATGCCAGGCAGCCGCCGTACACATTCAACTAACACACACTTTATTGCATAGTcccagaaatgtgtgtgttttgttgtgatcTCTGAGAAAACCCATGGAGTTCACTCATTTAAcggagaaaaaaacaaaacaaaacatgcctCCAAGAAAATGTTGTATGTTAGTTGTCAGTCCAGCAGCCATCTTTGGTGCAATTTCAGGTGGAGTTTCATCATGCTGCTGCAGACCCTTAGACAGGGCTGCTCCCTGGTCTCTAACTGGAGCATCAAGCAAATGGTTAAAAACCAGATCAGACTGGGGTTTTTTTGACCTCACACCGTTGTTCtccatgccccccccccccccccccccccccccacacacacacacactcatgaacATCCACAGGTCTTATGTTATTGCAGGATCTATTCTGTGCTGGCCAGACTAATCTGGTGATGATGACAAACCCCTAATATTGAATTAACTCACTGTCCCATAATGCATTTGTCTGTTTAttgatgaaataataaataagctGGAGCTATTCACAGCTGGGCGCATGAAGAGGGCTTTGTCACTTCCCAAGATCTGCTTTTCAGCCACGGTTTGGGGGTTGGTGTGTGCCCATAATAGAGCTTTGCAATTTAGCGCTTCACAACCCTTGTGTTAGGTCAGCCATCACCATAGCAACATTATGCTGAATTAGCAGCATGGCGATCTAGAAAGCAGCGTTCTCCTCCAATCCCCCTTTACTGACATGTGTCTGCAGTTGAAAACAAAGACTTGAAGGGCTGTAACTCCTGGGGTGGGTGTTGCAGCAGTGCCATGGATGCCGGGGGAAAAAACGAAAataatatttgtcttttatctGTCTGACATACTGCAGCTATGAAAGTTAGTCTAGACTGGTTAGTTTTCCAGTTTGGAGAGTGTGATTTAAATCAAgaaaatcctttaaaaaaaataaaactggtgTGATCTTTGTCCAGATAAATATGGCAGCAGAGCTATCCACTTCCATAAACATCAAGGAGCCCCGGTGGGACCAGAGCACACTTGTAGGCCGGGCCAAACATTTCTTCACTGTCACGGACCCCAGGAACATCCTCCTCACCAACGAACAACTAGCACACGCGCACAAAATTATCACAGACTACAGGTAAACCACACCGCAGCTGCAAAGCAATCTACCAATTACCACATACAAGGCTGTTATTAAATGACTTTTGCTTCTTTACAATCTCTCAGGCAAGGTATAGTCTCTCCGGGACTGACGGAGGATGAACTGTGGAGAGCCAAATATGTTTTTGACTCGGCTTTCCATCCCGATACTGGGGAGAAAATGATCCTGATTGGGCGCATGTCAGCACAGGTTCCAATGAACATGACGATCACTGGATGCATGATGACATTTTACAAGTGAGAACTAGCTTTTAAAGTATATAGTCAGACTGTGACTGTAACATCAAGCTCATGAATCTAACTCTAAACACTCTGAGTACTGCCACTATTCCTACTACAGCTGCTACTAATGGTAATAAGCTCTTCTAAATCACATGTGCAatgagaaatgaatgaatggtatCTGATCAGTGTCAGGGCTCATACTGTGCAGGATATACTGTCATGGCTTACTGAGACTTTTATAGAACAGAGATATCAGTGATTTTTATAGTAACATCTGTGCTTTCCTACCAGGATGAGTCGGATTGTCTGTTataaactgataaaacacagaATCAAAGGACTCCTCCGGCTGCACTGCTCTTCCTCATTACTCCACTGTTGTATATCTTGCAGGACGACTCCAGCTGTGTTGTTCTGGCAGTGGATTAATCAGTCTTTCAACGCGATAGTCAATTATACCAACAGGAGTGGGGATGCACCGATTACAGTCAGGTAAGAGCCTGATTTTGAAGTTGGCTCATGTTAACCCTTTACCTGAGCAGTTTTTGCATGGACACCTTTTTAAGTGACGTGACCAGTGACTCTTTTGTTTGCAGTCAGCTTGGCACAGCTTATGTGTCTGCCACCACAGGGGCAGTTGCCACCGCTCTAGGACTAAATGCACTAACAAAGGTATCAGTTCATCTAACCCCATTCCACATCTCATTTTAATGTATTGACCTCAGCCACATCAGTGTGCTGACGTGAAAGTTGGCTACGcattaaaaagtgtgtgtgtgtcatagcAAAGCCATATTATTTACAGGGTCATGCACTATAATCAGCTTGGTGTCATGTCAGCTTTTATAGTGACTACATGCTATTCATCCTGATTTATGGCAGAGAAGCCTTCATTTACAGCTTCTGAAATGTAACCTGCAGTAACCTCAGACTTCTACTAGTCTGAAAGGTTAAACTGGCTGCGCTGTCCAGTCTTTCATTTCTTCCCTCTTGTTTTTGTGCCCCCTGCTGCAGCACGTCTCCCCTCTGATTGGACGGTTCGTTCCATTTGCTGCAGTAGCTGCTGCTAACTGTATCAACATCCCCTTGATGAGGCAAAGGTGAGGAGGACACTGTGTCAAAAAATCAAGATTTTCAGTCCGTTCCCGTCAGAATGAAAAGTTATGCTGGGTTTCTCGTTAACTTGGTTTGCTCTGTGTCTTCAGAGAACTCCAACACGGCATTCCCATAACGGATGAGAATGACAACAGGTTAGGGGAGTCAACAAAAGCTGCTCAGCAAGCTATCTCTCAGGTTGTGGTCTCCAGAATCCTCATGGCTTCTCCAGGAATGGGTATGAACATATCAGCatcatttcattaaatatacTATACTAGAAGTTTTAAACCACTGGCTTTGGTATATTTTGGAATTCTAGTTGATAATGCATTGTGCACTAATATTTTGTGTACTTTCAGCCATCCCTCCATTTTTAATGAACCATTTGGAGAAGAAGGCCTTTCTGAAGGTAGGCGTATTTCTGAATTAGTTGGATCCCCTGAGTGGGTCGCACTTGCTGCAGTAAGCTAAACTTAAAGTGCACCATCACAGACTTCAGTGTTTAACCTAAATGGTAGGAAGCTCATGCTCCACAGTGTTTCTGCCACCTGGCTCTTTTTACAAATCACACATCAGAAGAATCAAGCACTGAGGACATGAGGCCCCTCTAGTATTGGAATTCACCGTTTGCTTTTGTGCCTCtcatttttttgggggggtctTCTCTTTTCAGAAATTCCCATGGATGAGTGCACCTATTCAAGTCAGCCTGGTGGGATTCTGGTGAGTTGTCAAAGATGCTCCACCTGATAAGCCCTCGTGAAATTGCTCTGGAATTTCAACCAAACTCCCTAGAATGAGGATTCACAGTAATCTTTAAATTTATGTCACTTTGAATGCTGCTGTAGGATTTCATGTGCTGACGTTTTGTACGAGTTCACAGATCTAACCTGTGGCTCGTCAAATTCACTCGCATTAGCAGCAGGCAGGTTTTTTTTCAACCTTTCTGgattttcagcaaacacaccACCAAATCCTGTTTACCTTCTTCTGACAAGTTACATATATCCCTCCTCCCACTGATGTTTTAGCTCCACTTCACGTCCTGTGACTTCGAGCTTAGAAGGAGCGATTAAAATTACATGTAACAAGTCTTTAATTCTGCTTAAGAGACATGAGTACATCCTGCTAGtgcacacagatatacacacacatacacaaacacacacaagcttcctttgaccaaaaaaaaaaaaaaaaaaaaaaaaaactgaattggCTCTTTGCAGTGACATCAGAGCAGTAAATTTGTATGGGTCATaaatctgcttttctttttcagcctGGTGTTTGCCACGCCACTGTGCTGTGCATTGTTCCCTCAGAAAAGGTGAGTGAAATGTTCAACAGTGACACTAATCCAGTAGTAACCAGTGAGAACCTCGTCTTTGCACTAGCAGAATATTTGCATAGTTTgcatgattttttattttttcacctgAACTCGCCTACGGTACATGCATTGGGCCCATTAACCACGGCATTTCTAACATCCCTCCCTTTGATCCAGCTCTATGTCAGTCAGCCGCTTGGAGCCGGAGCTGCAGGAGAAAATCCGGGCCAACCACTCAGGAGTGGAGAGGGTCTATTTCAACAAAGGGCTATGAGTGCGCAGCCCCGTCATCAAAACACTGCCATAACACAGCTGCAGGCTCGGCCCTCACCTCTCCGCCAGCCCTCCTCATTCCATGTGCCAAAGTTAAGTTCGTGTCTCCTCATTCCCACCATTCAGACAGATCTCTGAGGACTCCCTCTGTCAGTCAAGTCTCTTTGTAATGAGATGTTTGCTTTTGTCAGTGTGATATTATCGTAACTCGTAGAGAAGGTTTCATCTGACGGGGCCAGAGAAACGTACAGTGTTGATCACGGCACATATAGCAGCTCGTGTGAGACTGTTTTaagtggactttttttttttttttttttcctgtgcagAATTATTAATAAGTTGGTCACTTGATCATATGTTGCTGCCAAATCATTTTCACTCTGTCCTACCCAAGGATGGCAGGCAGTTTATTATTTACCTGGATTATAAGTGATCATGATCAGATTTTTATCAAATTAGTCAAAGACATTTGCATTTACCAAATCTGcactcacatttttttttctagatcTCTATCAACGATTAAAACCTCCTTCTCTCGACAGTGTTGCTTCAAACAATAGTATTCACCTCAATTCTGTTCTGTTTGCCAAATGAGTGATACTCAGTGAGCCTCTTCTAGACATCTAATCATTAATCTGACGA harbors:
- the sfxn1 gene encoding sideroflexin-1, with amino-acid sequence MAAELSTSINIKEPRWDQSTLVGRAKHFFTVTDPRNILLTNEQLAHAHKIITDYRQGIVSPGLTEDELWRAKYVFDSAFHPDTGEKMILIGRMSAQVPMNMTITGCMMTFYKTTPAVLFWQWINQSFNAIVNYTNRSGDAPITVSQLGTAYVSATTGAVATALGLNALTKHVSPLIGRFVPFAAVAAANCINIPLMRQRELQHGIPITDENDNRLGESTKAAQQAISQVVVSRILMASPGMAIPPFLMNHLEKKAFLKKFPWMSAPIQVSLVGFCLVFATPLCCALFPQKSSMSVSRLEPELQEKIRANHSGVERVYFNKGL